The Musa acuminata AAA Group cultivar baxijiao chromosome BXJ1-3, Cavendish_Baxijiao_AAA, whole genome shotgun sequence genome window below encodes:
- the LOC135619492 gene encoding uncharacterized protein LOC135619492, with translation MAYRRKQPAARISTTFEDPRSAASAAEAQASLATRAIRASAAHRDASSLSSAYGESAVSSPHNESHRMRSSPPPQRDSESYEYISMKNLNESKYGFWGTLARKAKSYVDNDDTNNQFQALERNPHQTFDRSTVDRFHHVDPSPEIYQKTETTHKRSDAIGSSLNHIGGTIKNAIEEGLTIVENKTANIIHETRKLNIRRKGNAATMQGQAAEKLGQEYIPQIQTEYETQLKASRDVANAMAAKAKLLLRELKTVKADLIFTRERCAQLEEENKMLRESHEKGDCPEDDDLIRLQLETLLVEKARLAHENSIYARENRFLREIVEYHQLTMQDVVYVDEGVEEVTEVYMTPNASLTLTRAASEASTGFISTPLAPARTNSSPATLQPSLLPLPSIIVPEDCPIVPMQPPLSVPPKSTLPPQSAA, from the exons ATGGCGTACCGGAGGAAGCAGCCGGCGGCGAGGATCTCGACCACCTTCGAGGACCCACGATCCGCCGCCTCTGCTGCCGAGGCGCAGGCGTCCCTGGCCACGCGCGCGATCCGGGCCTCCGCCGCCCACCGCGAcgcctcctccctctcctccgcCTATGGAGAGTCTGCCGTATCCTCTCCCCACAACGAATCCCATCGGATGAGATCGTCGCCTCCTCCGCAGCGG GACTCTGAATCCTATGAATACATATCGATGAAAAATTTAAATGAGTCCAAATATGGATTCTGGGGGACATTAGCCAGGAAAGCTAAATCATATGTTGATAATGATGATACAAACAATCAATTTCAAGCGCTTGAGAGGAACCCGCATCAGACATTTGACAGGTCAACTGTTGATCGG TTTCATCATGTGGATCCGTCACCTGAGATATATCAAAAAACTGAAACAACTCATAAACGTTCGGATGCGATTGGTTCTTCCCTTAACCATATTGGTGGCACAATAAAAAATGCTATTGAG GAGGGTCTTACAATCGTGGAGAATAAGACAGCCAACATTATCCATGAAACACGTAAGCTTAATATAAGGAGAAAAGGAAATGCTGCCACCATGCAGGGTCAGGCTGCAGAAAAGTTGGGTCAAGAATATATCCCTCAGATTCAAACTGAATATGAAACTCAACTGAAGGCATCTCGCGAC GTTGCAAATGCAATGGCTGCAAAGGCAAAACTTCTTCTTAGGGAATTGAAGACTGTCAAAGCAGACCTTATCTTTACAAGGGAACGTTGTGCTCAGCTTGAAGAAGAGAATAAAATGCTTAGGGAAAGCCATGAGAAGGGCGATTGCCCTGAAGATGATGATCTG ATTCGACTTCAGTTGGAGACTTTGTTGGTCGAGAAGGCAAGACTGGCACATGAGAATTCTATATATGCACGGGAGAACAGATTTCTAAGGGAAATCGTGGAGTACCACCAACTCACAATGCAGGATGTTGTTTATGTGGACGAAGGTGTTGAGGAGGTCACTGAGGTGTACATGACTCCTAATGCTTCCTTAACTCTGACGCGGGCTGCCTCCGAAGCAAGCACAGGTTTCATCTCGACACCGCTAGCCCCCGCTCGTACAAACAGTAGCCCTGCCACTCTTCAGCCATCTTTACTACCCTTGCCTTCTATCATCGTGCCAGAAGACTGTCCTATTGTTCCGATGCAGCCCCCACTCTCTGTTCCTCCGAAATCAACTCTGCCACCTCAATCGGCCGCCTGA
- the LOC135619497 gene encoding uncharacterized protein LOC135619497, translating to MNRTGTGPPTGGRNVQQFCGGGTKEGDESLDLFWRIHQNRASSHHGSDHQKVSITKERTGKGSLMKSRMDDLLSADVGKHDYDWLLTPPGTPLFTFSKATDDQRSRANPGCRSNPRSASTDKASRLSVSRSENANSAKPARSSSTTRSSMSNAYSSSTYLSNNSRTAVLDTSTASVTSKPTTPATRSTQSAPSRSPTPVKARPSLPSSMDKPRPSQSFRPAAPTVRPQAPSNTSNSSSSAAATRPSTPIRRAATTPAAAPAITRSASVGRVPATNNRKSSPVMRPSSPAPRARTIPDIPSEAPPNLRTKVPERAVSAGRQRPGTALAVRATSNSEAAAAVSAVRRQSSSPVIARGRLQENSSGNRMGNRVNEVKAADNKKSLASEPAARRPTKPASPTENTAGFGRSISKKSMDMALKHMDIRQSMGGLRGAALFPQSIRSAAQKLRPGRSVAADCNGAAMNNGDIAVRPPNEPLMERECKLDLYESSRCDAILLKEDSKNMNWLHSTEDKSDQRPLFDYRFGQLPEPFGPL from the exons ATGAACAGGACAGGGACAGGGCCACCGACGGGAGGGAGGAACGTGCAGCAGTTCTGCGGAGGAGGAACAAAGGAAGGAGATGAAAGCCTGGATCTCTTCTGGAGGATACACCAGAACAGAGCTAGTTCACATCATGGATCTGACCATCAGAAAG TATCAATCACAAAAGAAAGAACAGGAAAGGGATCCTTGATGAAGAGTAGAATGGATGACCTCTTGTCTGCTGATGTTGGGAAGCATGATTATGATTG GCTTCTCACTCCTCCTGGAACTCCTCTCTTTACTTTCTCGAAAGCTACTGACGACCAAAGATCTAGAGCAAATCCAGGTTGCAGATCCAATCCTAGATCAGCGTCAACTGACAAAGCTTCGAGG CTCTCTGTGTCTCGGTCAGAGAATGCCAACTCTGCGAAGCCTGCGAGAAGCAGCTCGACCACACGATCTTCCATGTCCAACGCATACTCGTCCTCCACATACTTATCCAACAACAGCAGGACGGCGGTCCTCGACACCAGCACGGCCTCGGTCACTTCCAAACCTACAACCCCTGCTACTCGCTCAACTCAATCAGCACCGTCACGGTCACCGACCCCTGTCAAAGCCAGACCATCCCTGCCGTCTTCCATGGATAAGCCACGGCCGTCTCAGAGTTTTCGGCCTGCGGCGCCAACTGTTCGACCTCAGGCTCCCTCCAATACCTCAAACTCCAGCTCGAGCGCCGCAGCAACTCGACCGTCAACTCCTATTCGTCGCGCGGCGACGACGCCAGCCGCGGCTCCAGCGATAACCCGCTCGGCCTCCGTCGGCCGCGTTCCTGCCACAAACAACAGGAAATCCAGTCCCGTAATGCGTCCAAGCTCCCCGGCGCCACGAGCCCGAACTATCCCTGACATTCCGTCTGAAGCGCCACCGAATCTTCGGACGAAGGTGCCCGAACGAGCCGTCTCCGCCGGCAGGCAGCGACCGGGGACGGCTTTGGCGGTTCGAGCAACTTCGAACTCCGAGGCCGCTGCTGCAGTGAGTGCGGTCCGCAGGCAGTCGTCTTCACCTGTCATCGCCAGAGGCAGGCTTCAGGAGAACTCATCAGGTAATCGGATGGGCAACAGGGTGAACGAGGTGAAGGCAGCTGACAACAAGAAATCATTGGCGTCAGAGCCTGCAGCTCGGAGACCTACAAAGCCCGCTTCACCGACGGAGAACACCGCGGGCTTCGGCCGTTCCATCTCCAAGAAGTCAATGGACATGGCGCTCAAGCATATG GACATCCGGCAAAGCATGGGCGGCCTGCGTGGCGCCGCCCTCTTCCCTCAAAGCATTCGTTCCGCCGCCCAGAAACTCCGGCCTGGTCGCTCAGTAGCAGCTGACTGCAACGGAGCTGCAATGAACAATGGCGATATTGCCGTCAGACCTCCAAATGAGCCTCTCATGGAAAGAGAGTGCAAGCTGGATCTCTACGAGAGCTCACGGTGCGATGCGATTCTGCTGAAAGAGGATTCCAAGAACATGAATTGGCTGCACAGCACGGAAGATAAGAGTGATCAGAGACCACTGTTCGACTACAGGTTCGGGCAGCTTCCTGAACCTTTCGGGCCTCTGTGA